In Xiphophorus hellerii strain 12219 chromosome 4, Xiphophorus_hellerii-4.1, whole genome shotgun sequence, a single genomic region encodes these proteins:
- the cdhr5a gene encoding cadherin-related family member 5 isoform X1 has protein sequence MELKSKKQPADVLLGCIVAFCFSTPCWAQRLCTVPPGPVTIPENNTADIQVVKIISSSDATLSVSVNPEDLFYVKGNVLMVKKGLDYESLSSPTLVVWVKCSKAGSSSVNESVEVLVENVNDNPPNFAQNHYVLDVNELAPVNSSVGLIEATDVDSEPLYYRLESATTQISQEKYFRLENINTPKILVKSLLDYDVVQKISLVLHVQVQEGRSSVFLLVCSLTFIFHSQDTFNGSASNEPFFTSVATITVQVRDVDNRPPWFQPCLRTSLGLAKLCVSGGYRGKVNLTEKEEGPLVLEPGPVFARDGDRNRSEPISYRMLRGNEGNIFQIDEDTGNITMTKAADIVGPIILTILASQVNNRDQFAVTQVTIEVMKKSRNPPRFEKERFEGFIYSNSIPESMILRDRTTNRPFRVRARDEDFASGLNPDMKYEVQYSSYVNVTPDGFVILKRVVKTESFALQLRAVDSVTGEFGTAALSVQVIPAVAVPSPSNIGYRPGDMALLGLIMAALLVLSLIVIGFLISRLWKENTSLEKICECLGPCLRSDRPRSGHRDSLQFTNDGFQNEADPSRGKRWNNVLPRRSTFPQPRSRILPLERRSRHCSTCGVYANHVTKGSPSVRRSRSDGDEYGMRSILSKQRRKEGQKTVWFKESEDSSDIEVEIIPDSVGRVEEETEEELEVEMEGVVRDPAAPLRDPETERENQSDEPDPGDGSEEKEQER, from the exons TCTGCACGGTGCCGCCCGGCCCGGTAACCATCCCTGAAAACAACACGGCCGACATCCAGGTGGTGAAGATCATCTCCAGCAGCGATGCGACTCTGAGCGTCTCGGTGAACCCGGAGGATCTGTTCTACGTCAAAGGCAACGTCCTGATGGTGAAGAAAGGCCTGGATTACGAg TCCCTTTCCAGTCCCACTCTGGTGGTTTGGGTGAAGTGCAGCAAAGCCGGCTCCAGTTCT GTGAACGAGTCTGTGGAGGTTCTGGTGGAAAACGTGAACGATAATCCTCCGAACTTCGCCCAGAACCACTACGTTCTGGACGTGAACGAG CTCGCTCCAGTGAACTCCAGCGTCGGACTCATAGAAGCAACGGATGTTGATTCAGAGCCGCTTTATTATCGCTTAGAGTCTGCAACT ACACAAATTTCTCAGGAGAAATATTTCCGTCTGGAGAACATCAACACACCAAAGATCCTTGTGAAAAGCCTCCTGGACTACGATGTGGTGCAGAAGATCTCTCTGGTGTTGCACGTTCAGGTACAGGAAGGACGTtcgtctgtttttcttttggtttgctCCCTGACGTTTATCTTCCACTCCCAGGACACGTTCAACGGTTCGGCCTCCAACGAGCCGTTCTTCACCTCCGTGGCCACGATCACGGTCCAGGTGAGGGACGTGGATAACCGGCCGCCCTGGTTCCAGCCGTGTCTCAGGACAAGCTTAGGACTGGCCAAGCTTTGCGTCAGCGGCGGCTACAGAGGCAAAGTCAACCTGACCGAGAAGGAA GAAGGCCCGTTGGTTCTGGAGCCCGGCCCGGTTTTCGCCAGAGATGGAGACAGGAACCGCAGCGAGCCGATCAGCTACAGGATGTTACGAG GGAATGAAGGGAATATATTCCAAATTGATGAAGACACAGGGAACATTACAATGACCAAAGCTGCAGATATCGTTGGCCCAATCATTCTGACAATCCTG GCTTCGCAGGTGAACAACAGGGATCAGTTTGCAGTGACTCAGGTGACCATAGAGGTGATGAAGAAGAGCAGGAACCCTCCGCGCTTTGAGAAAGAGCGATTCGAGGGATTCATCTACAGCAACTCCATCCCAGAGAGCATGATACTCCGAGACCGGACCACCAACAGACCCTTCAGGGTCCGAGCCCGCGACGAAGACTTCGCAAGT GGTCTGAACCCGGACATGAAGTATGAGGTTCAGTACAGCAGCTACGTCAACGTGACTCCCGACGGCTTCGTGATCCTGAAGAGAGTGGTGAAGACGGAGTCCTTCGCCCTTCAG CTCAGAGCCGTGGATTCGGTCACAGGAGAGTTTGGGACTGCAGCGCTCTCTGTTCAAGTCATACCTG CCGTGGCCGTCCCGTCTCCGTCGAACATCGGCTATCGGCCCGGCGACATGGCGCTGCTCGGTCTCATCATGGCGGCTCTCCTGGTTCTCTCCCTCATCGTGATTGGCTTCTTGATTTCCCGCCTGTGGAAGGAAAACACGAGTCTCGAGAAAATTTGTGAG TGCCTGGGTCCCTGCCTGCGGTCCGACCGGCCTCGGTCCGGCCACAGAGACTCCCTCCAGTTCACCAACGACGGATTCCAGAACGAGGCCGACCCGAGCCGAGGCAAACGCTGGAACAACGTGCTGCCCCGGCGCAGCACCTTCCCCCAGCCCCGGAGCCGCATCCTGCCCCTGGAGAGGCGGAGCCGCCACTGCTCCACCTGTGGCGTCTACGCCAACCACGTCACCAAGGGGAGCCCATCGGTGCGGAGGAGCAGGAGCGACGGCGACGAGTACGGCATGAGGTCCATCCTGTCCAAGCAGCGCCGCAAGGAGGGGCAGAAGACGGTGTGGTTCAAGGAGAGCGAGGACTCCTCGGACATCGAAGTGGAGATCATCCCCGACTCGGTGGGCCGGGTGgaggaggagacagaggaggagctggaggtgGAGATGGAGGGGGTGGTGAGAGACCCCGCCGCCCCGCTCAGAGACCCGGAGACGGAGCGGGAGAACCAGAGCGACGAGCCGGATCCGGGAGACGGCTCGGAGGAGAAGGAGCAGGAGcgctga
- the cdhr5a gene encoding cadherin-related family member 5 isoform X2, giving the protein MELKSKKQPADVLLGCIVAFCFSTPCWAQRLCTVPPGPVTIPENNTADIQVVKIISSSDATLSVSVNPEDLFYVKGNVLMVKKGLDYESLSSPTLVVWVKCSKAGSSSVNESVEVLVENVNDNPPNFAQNHYVLDVNELAPVNSSVGLIEATDVDSEPLYYRLESATTQISQEKYFRLENINTPKILVKSLLDYDVVQKISLVLHVQDTFNGSASNEPFFTSVATITVQVRDVDNRPPWFQPCLRTSLGLAKLCVSGGYRGKVNLTEKEEGPLVLEPGPVFARDGDRNRSEPISYRMLRGNEGNIFQIDEDTGNITMTKAADIVGPIILTILASQVNNRDQFAVTQVTIEVMKKSRNPPRFEKERFEGFIYSNSIPESMILRDRTTNRPFRVRARDEDFASGLNPDMKYEVQYSSYVNVTPDGFVILKRVVKTESFALQLRAVDSVTGEFGTAALSVQVIPAVAVPSPSNIGYRPGDMALLGLIMAALLVLSLIVIGFLISRLWKENTSLEKICECLGPCLRSDRPRSGHRDSLQFTNDGFQNEADPSRGKRWNNVLPRRSTFPQPRSRILPLERRSRHCSTCGVYANHVTKGSPSVRRSRSDGDEYGMRSILSKQRRKEGQKTVWFKESEDSSDIEVEIIPDSVGRVEEETEEELEVEMEGVVRDPAAPLRDPETERENQSDEPDPGDGSEEKEQER; this is encoded by the exons TCTGCACGGTGCCGCCCGGCCCGGTAACCATCCCTGAAAACAACACGGCCGACATCCAGGTGGTGAAGATCATCTCCAGCAGCGATGCGACTCTGAGCGTCTCGGTGAACCCGGAGGATCTGTTCTACGTCAAAGGCAACGTCCTGATGGTGAAGAAAGGCCTGGATTACGAg TCCCTTTCCAGTCCCACTCTGGTGGTTTGGGTGAAGTGCAGCAAAGCCGGCTCCAGTTCT GTGAACGAGTCTGTGGAGGTTCTGGTGGAAAACGTGAACGATAATCCTCCGAACTTCGCCCAGAACCACTACGTTCTGGACGTGAACGAG CTCGCTCCAGTGAACTCCAGCGTCGGACTCATAGAAGCAACGGATGTTGATTCAGAGCCGCTTTATTATCGCTTAGAGTCTGCAACT ACACAAATTTCTCAGGAGAAATATTTCCGTCTGGAGAACATCAACACACCAAAGATCCTTGTGAAAAGCCTCCTGGACTACGATGTGGTGCAGAAGATCTCTCTGGTGTTGCACGTTCAG GACACGTTCAACGGTTCGGCCTCCAACGAGCCGTTCTTCACCTCCGTGGCCACGATCACGGTCCAGGTGAGGGACGTGGATAACCGGCCGCCCTGGTTCCAGCCGTGTCTCAGGACAAGCTTAGGACTGGCCAAGCTTTGCGTCAGCGGCGGCTACAGAGGCAAAGTCAACCTGACCGAGAAGGAA GAAGGCCCGTTGGTTCTGGAGCCCGGCCCGGTTTTCGCCAGAGATGGAGACAGGAACCGCAGCGAGCCGATCAGCTACAGGATGTTACGAG GGAATGAAGGGAATATATTCCAAATTGATGAAGACACAGGGAACATTACAATGACCAAAGCTGCAGATATCGTTGGCCCAATCATTCTGACAATCCTG GCTTCGCAGGTGAACAACAGGGATCAGTTTGCAGTGACTCAGGTGACCATAGAGGTGATGAAGAAGAGCAGGAACCCTCCGCGCTTTGAGAAAGAGCGATTCGAGGGATTCATCTACAGCAACTCCATCCCAGAGAGCATGATACTCCGAGACCGGACCACCAACAGACCCTTCAGGGTCCGAGCCCGCGACGAAGACTTCGCAAGT GGTCTGAACCCGGACATGAAGTATGAGGTTCAGTACAGCAGCTACGTCAACGTGACTCCCGACGGCTTCGTGATCCTGAAGAGAGTGGTGAAGACGGAGTCCTTCGCCCTTCAG CTCAGAGCCGTGGATTCGGTCACAGGAGAGTTTGGGACTGCAGCGCTCTCTGTTCAAGTCATACCTG CCGTGGCCGTCCCGTCTCCGTCGAACATCGGCTATCGGCCCGGCGACATGGCGCTGCTCGGTCTCATCATGGCGGCTCTCCTGGTTCTCTCCCTCATCGTGATTGGCTTCTTGATTTCCCGCCTGTGGAAGGAAAACACGAGTCTCGAGAAAATTTGTGAG TGCCTGGGTCCCTGCCTGCGGTCCGACCGGCCTCGGTCCGGCCACAGAGACTCCCTCCAGTTCACCAACGACGGATTCCAGAACGAGGCCGACCCGAGCCGAGGCAAACGCTGGAACAACGTGCTGCCCCGGCGCAGCACCTTCCCCCAGCCCCGGAGCCGCATCCTGCCCCTGGAGAGGCGGAGCCGCCACTGCTCCACCTGTGGCGTCTACGCCAACCACGTCACCAAGGGGAGCCCATCGGTGCGGAGGAGCAGGAGCGACGGCGACGAGTACGGCATGAGGTCCATCCTGTCCAAGCAGCGCCGCAAGGAGGGGCAGAAGACGGTGTGGTTCAAGGAGAGCGAGGACTCCTCGGACATCGAAGTGGAGATCATCCCCGACTCGGTGGGCCGGGTGgaggaggagacagaggaggagctggaggtgGAGATGGAGGGGGTGGTGAGAGACCCCGCCGCCCCGCTCAGAGACCCGGAGACGGAGCGGGAGAACCAGAGCGACGAGCCGGATCCGGGAGACGGCTCGGAGGAGAAGGAGCAGGAGcgctga